A window of Luteolibacter sp. Y139 genomic DNA:
CTTGTCCTTGCCGCCGGAGAGCACCAGCTCTTCCTTCTTCTTCTCCTTGTCCTTGTCGGGGCAGTCATCCTTGTCCTTGTCCTTGCCGCCGGAGATCACGAGCTCCTCCTTCTTCTTCTCCTTGTCCTTGTCGGGGCAGTCGTCCTTGTCCTTGCCACCGGAGATCACGAGACCCTCCTTCTCCTTCTTCTTGTCCTTATCCTTGTCGGGGCAATCGTCCTTGTCCTTGTCCTTCTCACCGGAGATGACAATGCCACCGGTCACGGCGAGTTCTTCCTTCTTCTCCTTGTCCTTGCCTGGGCAATCATCCTTTTCCTTGTCCTTGCCGGCAATCGTGGCGGCGGAGGCGAGACCGGCGGAAAAAACTCCGGCGAGGGCAGCGGCCACAAGGGCGTTCGAGGCTTTCATCTGGGTTGGTTGGTTTGGTGTGGTTTTGCAGCGGATTTCGGGACGCGCGCGTCCCAGCGCCAGACGGTAAGATTCCCTGCCCTCCGGATTATTCCAGAGATTTTCGTGTCCCGATGCTGACGAATTCGTTCCGCAGAGAAAAGGCTTCGCCTCCCGCCATCCACTGCGCCAGCTTCGCACCATCATGGTCGTGCGCCCTTTAAACCCCGGCGAGGTGGATGCTGTTGCAGAGCTGATCCACCGCTCCACCAATGAATGGTACAAAAAATCCCTCGGACGCGAAATTTTCAGCGGCCGGCCCCGCGATTGCCGGATTTTCCCCGAGACCTACGAGTCCCTCGACCCCGGCTGCGGCCTGGTCGTCGAGCTGGAGGGAAAACTCGCCGGCGTCTGCTTCTACCACCCGCGCGAAACCCACGTCGGCCTCGGAATCATGGCCGTCGCCCCGGAATTCTCCCGGCAAGGGATCGCCCACATGCTCTTGGCAAAGGTCATCATCGAGGCCGGCAAGCTGCCGATCCGCCTGATCTCCAGCGCCATGAACCTCGACTCCTACTCCCTCTACACACGGGCGGGATTCGGTCCGGTCATGGTCTATCAGGACATGCACCTCCCCACCGACGCCCCGCTGCCGCCGCTGACCGCTACCAGCGGCACCGTCCGGGTCGCGACCACCGCCGATCTCTTCCCGATGGTGGACCTGGAGGAAAACCTCTCCGGCATCCGCCGCGCCAAGGACCTCGCCCATTTCATCCAGAATCAGGGCGGCCACTGGCACACCATGGTCCATCGCGACACCTCGGGGAAAATCGATGGCTGGCTCGCCTCCGTCGATCACGCCGGCTGCCGCATGATCGGCCCCGGCGTCATGGCAGATGACATGGTCGCCCTCGCCCTGCTCCACGCCCAGCTCGCCGTCCCGCGCGGCGGCTACCCCATCTTCCTAGTGCCGACCCACGAGTCCGACATGATCGCCGAACTCTACCGCTGGGGCGCCCGGAACCTGGAACTCCACTTCACCCAAGTCCGCGGACCCTACTCGCAACCCGCAGGCCTGGTCATGCCCAGCTTCCTGCCGGAGAGCAGCTAACGACTGGCTGCGAGACCTTCGCGCCAAGCGATGAAGCGCTTGAAATCGGAGCACTTCGTCGTCCAGCGATAGAAGAGACTTCCCGAAGCGATTGACTCGAGAGGCCTAGGCTGACGTCGGCCTCTCTTGGGAAAAAACGGCGGGACCAATTCAATCCGGTTCTCGAAAACCTCGAAGAACGCCTTTCTCCAAGTAACGACTGCCCCCACGAGGAAGAAAGCTCCGGAAGGAAACAAAACCCAGGGAGGCAAAAATACGACCGCCCTGACCGCCTCCACCATCATCACGGACCCTGTGCAGATTAGGCCCAAGGAGTAGCGGAGACTGTAGCGCACCTGCATCACCGCCGCGCCGGCCACATTCGCGACCGGTTCACTGCACTGGGGCGGTTGGTAAGGGTTCAATGCACCGACTTCATCGCATTGCCGCGCCGGTGGCAATCTCCTTGAGGTTCAAGAACCAGACCTCACCGAATCAATCCCTCGCGCCAAGCCACGAACCGGTTGATATCTTCACGCCTCGCCACCAGCCGGTGGAGAAGAATCGCAAGCTTACCCATGGACGTGAGCGGCTTGGCACGCCGCCATCTGGGGAAGACGGGCGAGAGGAACTCGAGCCTGTCCTCGAACACTTCGAGATACACCTTCTTCCGGCAGATCACCGCCAACGCGAAGTGAGCGACGCCAGCAACGACAAGCAAGAGGGTGACAGGCTTCATGAACACGGTGGTCGATTTCGCAAGCCCATCCATCACGACCGCCAAAGCCACCGAGACAAGGCCTGAGAAAACGAACAGCAGCGAGTACTGCAGCCCATACCTCACCTGCATCACGGGCACCTCACCGGCGACCGCAGCCGGTTCACTACACTGCGGCGGCTGGTAGGGATTCAATGCACCGACTCCATCTCATCGACGGATGGATGGCAATCTTCCGCTGGTGCTCGGCCTCCCTAACAGAAGGCCATCACTTGAACAGATCCGCCCCCATCTTCTCGTCCCTGTCGGCCGGGAAGACCGGCACGTTGTTCCACTCGAATTCCCAGTTCGGGAACTCTTTCACCACGCGCGTCTTCGTCTTCTCGCTGATCGGCTCGGTCGTGAAGAGCGGCAGGATCTTCGCGCCATTGGACATCGTGCGGTAAGTGCCGCCCTTCTCCTCCACCATCAGCACGAAGCCCACCTTGCCACCCGGCCGCTCGCCGATGGCGATGTCCAGCTCGACCTTCTCGCCCTTCTTGAACTTGACCCAATCACCGGTGACCAGCGGGCAACCTGTTAGAGGAGTGCCGCCGGAGGATTCCACCGGTTCATCCGGCTTCCAGCGTCCCATCACCGCTTCGCGAATGTCCGGCCAGCCATTGATCATGCGCGGCCTCCCTTTGACGAAGACGCTGATGTAGTCATCCCCCACCCCGAGGAAGCGGATGGTGATGTCGCGGTCCGATACCACATTGCCGTGGTAGTGGATCAGCCAGCCCGACGGCTTCACCTTGTCCGCCACGTTGAAGTACTTCGGCGCGGCATCGGCATCGGTGAGCGAGCTCGCGATCTGGCTGAGATAGAGCGGATCCGGAGCCTCGAAGTACTTCTTGAAAGCCGTCGGACGGAAATCCGAATTCTGGATATCATTCACCCGCTCCGTGTAGTGATCCCGGTTTGCGGTGTCGTAGTCCTTCACCGGCTTGCCCTGGCGGGTCTGCTTGAAATCGTAAAAGCGTCCGGGCAAGGCGCCGGCCACCTGCTGCTTGCTGCCGAAGGGCGAGGTATCCACGAAGCCCTTCCCCACGCCCGGCCCGGAGCCCGGACCCGTTC
This region includes:
- a CDS encoding GNAT family N-acetyltransferase — encoded protein: MRPLNPGEVDAVAELIHRSTNEWYKKSLGREIFSGRPRDCRIFPETYESLDPGCGLVVELEGKLAGVCFYHPRETHVGLGIMAVAPEFSRQGIAHMLLAKVIIEAGKLPIRLISSAMNLDSYSLYTRAGFGPVMVYQDMHLPTDAPLPPLTATSGTVRVATTADLFPMVDLEENLSGIRRAKDLAHFIQNQGGHWHTMVHRDTSGKIDGWLASVDHAGCRMIGPGVMADDMVALALLHAQLAVPRGGYPIFLVPTHESDMIAELYRWGARNLELHFTQVRGPYSQPAGLVMPSFLPESS